One window from the genome of Choloepus didactylus isolate mChoDid1 chromosome 2, mChoDid1.pri, whole genome shotgun sequence encodes:
- the LOC119513315 gene encoding LOW QUALITY PROTEIN: chymosin-like (The sequence of the model RefSeq protein was modified relative to this genomic sequence to represent the inferred CDS: inserted 1 base in 1 codon), with the protein MRCLVVLLVVLAVSQGSGITRIPLYKGKSLRVALKSSQYFGKIYTGTPPQELTVVYDTGSADLWVPSIYCNSDACQNHQHFDLAKFSTFQNLGQSLSIQYGTGSMXGILGSDAVIVSDIVDPHLDVGLSTQEPGKIFAFSEFDGILGLAYPSLVTEHSVHVFDNMMQKHLVAQDLFSVYMNRNNQGSMLMLGAIDPSYYTGSLHWMPITMQEYWQFAVDSITVDGVVVACDSGCQAILDTGTSMLSGPGSDVLNIQKVIGATQGHHGQFDIDCRSLSSMPAVIFEINGRKYPLPPSAYTNQDSGFCTSGFKKNEDFQHWILGVVFIREYYSVFDRANNLVGLAKAI; encoded by the exons ATGAGGTGCCTCGTGGTGCTGCTTGTAGTCCTTGCGGTCTCCCAGGGCAGCGGGATCACCAG GATCCCTCTGTACAAAGGGAAGTCCCTGAGAGTGGCCCTGAAGTCT AGTCAGTACTTTGGGAAGATCTACACTGGGACTCCGCCCCAGGAACTCACCGTAGTGTATGATACGGGCTCCGCAGACCTCTGGGTGCCCTCTATCTACTGCAACAGCGATGCCTGCC AAAACCACCAGCACTTTGACCTGGCCAAGTTCTCCACCTTCCAGAACCTGGGCCAGTCCCTGTCCATCCAGTACGGGACAGGCAGCA CAGGCATTCTGGGCTCTGACGCTGTCATT GTCTCTGACATCGTGGACCCCCACCTGGATGTGGGCCTGAGCACTCAGGAACCAGGCAAAATCTTCGCCTTTTCGGAATTTGATGGGATCCTGGGGCTGGCTTATCCCTCCCTGGTTACCGAGCACTCGGTACACGTGTTTGACAACATGATGCAAAAGCACCTGGTGGCCCAGGACCTGTTCTCGGTTTACATGAACA GGAACAACCAGGGGAGCATGCTCATGCTGGGGGCCATCGACCCATCCTACTACACCGGCTCCCTGCACTGGATGCCCATCACCATGCAGGAGTACTGGCAGTTTGCTGTGGACAG CATCACCGTCGATGGTGTGGTGGTGGCCTGTGACAGCGGCTGTCAGGCCATTCTGGACACGGGCACCTCCATGCTGTCTGGGCCTGGCAGCGACGTCCTCAACATCCAGAAGGTCATTGGAGCCACGCAAGGCCATCACGGCCAG TTTGACATCGACTGCAGAAGCCTGAGCAGCATGCCTGCAGTTATCTTTGAGATCAACGGCAGGAAGTACCCACTGCCACCCTCTGCCTACACTAACCAG GACTCGGGCTTCTGCACCAGTGGCTTCAAGAAGAACGAGGATTTCCAGCATTGGATCCTGGGGGTTGTCTTCATCCGGGAGTACTACAGTGTCTTTGATAGGGCCAACAACCTTGTGGGGCTGGCCAAGGCCATCTGA